A single window of Sulfitobacter sp. JL08 DNA harbors:
- a CDS encoding helix-turn-helix domain-containing protein → MIGRRLSRKAAEVVVEPKGFDDFDLRLGDVMRGERATMGKSLLDVQRELRIKAAYIAAIENCDPSAFDTPGFIAGYVRSYARYLEMDPDKAFASFCEESGFSVAHGMSEAASVVKKPSREERLSGANRDPFSSPSMPFVPAGDALWTRIEPGAVGSMIVLVGLISAIGFGGWSVLKEVQRVQYAPVDQTPVVLSDLDPLNTTIDQTTPANVVSSTSDVIVPPSPEAFDRLYRPQALDVPVLVARDAPISTLDPNASGVFTSPQAISDPVVLTADAATPATAVPQVVETPTPGLRVVAVRPSWVRVRAADGTVIFESIMEKGDTYEVATTEEPPTLRVGESGAIYFEMNGAHYGPAGESGSVTANVSLSITALSETYAIADLEQDSDLAQMVAELQTPVPVQD, encoded by the coding sequence ATGATCGGGCGTAGGTTATCCCGTAAGGCCGCAGAGGTCGTTGTTGAACCCAAAGGGTTTGATGATTTCGATCTGCGTCTTGGCGATGTGATGCGCGGTGAGCGTGCCACGATGGGAAAATCACTTTTGGATGTGCAGCGTGAATTGCGCATCAAGGCCGCGTATATCGCGGCCATCGAAAACTGCGACCCGTCCGCCTTTGACACACCCGGTTTTATTGCAGGTTATGTGCGGTCCTATGCGCGCTATCTGGAAATGGACCCTGACAAGGCTTTCGCGTCTTTTTGCGAAGAAAGCGGGTTTTCCGTAGCACACGGTATGTCCGAAGCGGCATCTGTCGTCAAAAAACCCAGCCGGGAAGAGCGGCTTTCCGGTGCGAACCGTGATCCGTTCTCGTCTCCGTCGATGCCTTTCGTTCCCGCGGGTGATGCACTCTGGACGCGGATTGAACCCGGCGCTGTTGGATCAATGATTGTTCTGGTCGGCCTGATCAGTGCCATCGGATTTGGCGGCTGGTCGGTTCTGAAGGAAGTGCAGCGCGTGCAGTATGCGCCTGTGGATCAGACGCCGGTGGTGTTGTCTGATCTTGATCCGCTGAATACGACGATAGATCAGACCACGCCCGCAAATGTAGTGTCATCCACATCGGATGTGATCGTTCCGCCATCCCCCGAAGCATTTGACCGGCTTTACCGCCCGCAAGCATTGGATGTTCCGGTTCTGGTGGCACGCGATGCACCGATTTCCACGCTTGATCCGAATGCGTCGGGTGTTTTCACCTCACCGCAGGCGATTTCCGATCCTGTGGTGTTGACTGCGGATGCCGCCACCCCTGCTACGGCGGTGCCGCAAGTGGTTGAAACGCCGACACCGGGCCTGCGCGTCGTTGCGGTGCGTCCGTCCTGGGTGCGGGTACGGGCCGCTGACGGCACTGTGATCTTTGAATCGATCATGGAAAAAGGCGACACGTACGAGGTGGCAACCACCGAGGAACCGCCAACCCTGCGCGTGGGCGAATCCGGAGCGATCTATTTCGAAATGAACGGTGCCCATTATGGCCCGGCTGGCGAAAGCGGGTCTGTCACGGCCAATGTGTCCCTGTCGATCACGGCGCTAAGTGAAACCTATGCGATTGCCGATCTGGAACAGGACAGCGATCTGGCGCAGATGGTGGCCGAATTGCAAACGCCTGTACCAGTTCAGGACTAA
- the hemA gene encoding 5-aminolevulinate synthase: MDYTAKLDQALARLHDEGRYRTFIDIERRNGAFPHAIWRRPDGTEQNITVWCGNDYLGMGQHEVVQSAMHEAINATGAGSGGTRNISGTTVYHKRLEAELADLHGKESALLFTSAYIANDATLSTLPKLFPGLIIYSDALNHASMIEGVRRNGGAKRIFRHNDLDHLRELLEADDPDAPKLIAFESIYSMDGDFGPIEAICDLADEFGALTYIDEVHAVGMYGPRGAGVAERDRLMHRLDIINGTLAKAYGVMGGYIAASHKMCDAIRSYAPGFIFTTSLPPAVAAGAAASVAYLKRHPELREQHQTQAKILKMRLKGLGLPIIDHGSHIVPVMVGDPVHTKKLSDMLLQDHGIYAQPINFPTVPRGTERLRFTPSPVHGPKEMDALVRAMDKLWSHCALNRANMAG, translated from the coding sequence GTGGATTATACCGCAAAGCTTGATCAGGCGCTTGCCCGTCTACATGACGAAGGCCGTTACCGCACTTTTATCGATATCGAACGGCGCAACGGGGCATTCCCGCACGCGATCTGGCGCCGCCCCGACGGGACAGAACAGAACATTACTGTCTGGTGCGGCAACGATTATCTGGGCATGGGCCAGCACGAGGTCGTGCAATCGGCGATGCACGAGGCGATCAATGCCACGGGCGCAGGATCGGGCGGCACCCGCAACATTTCCGGCACCACCGTCTATCACAAACGGCTTGAGGCCGAACTGGCTGATCTGCACGGCAAGGAAAGCGCGCTGCTGTTCACCAGCGCCTATATCGCGAATGATGCAACTTTAAGCACTTTGCCGAAGCTGTTCCCGGGCCTGATTATTTATTCCGATGCGCTGAACCACGCCAGCATGATTGAAGGCGTGCGCCGCAATGGCGGGGCCAAGCGGATCTTCCGCCATAACGATCTGGATCACCTGCGCGAGCTGCTGGAAGCGGATGATCCCGACGCGCCCAAACTGATCGCGTTTGAATCGATCTATTCGATGGATGGCGATTTCGGCCCGATCGAGGCGATCTGCGATCTGGCGGACGAATTCGGCGCGCTGACATATATCGACGAGGTGCACGCCGTTGGCATGTACGGCCCGCGCGGGGCTGGTGTGGCTGAACGCGACCGGTTGATGCACCGTCTGGACATCATCAACGGTACATTGGCCAAAGCCTATGGTGTGATGGGCGGCTATATCGCGGCATCGCATAAAATGTGTGACGCCATAAGGTCTTACGCGCCGGGCTTCATCTTTACAACATCGCTGCCACCTGCTGTTGCGGCGGGTGCCGCCGCGTCGGTTGCCTATCTCAAACGCCATCCGGAATTGCGCGAACAGCACCAGACACAGGCCAAGATACTGAAGATGCGCCTGAAGGGGCTTGGTTTGCCGATCATCGATCATGGCAGCCACATCGTTCCGGTGATGGTGGGCGATCCGGTTCATACCAAGAAACTGAGCGATATGCTGTTGCAGGATCATGGTATTTACGCACAGCCGATCAACTTTCCGACGGTGCCCCGCGGCACCGAAAGACTGCGATTTACCCCGTCGCCGGTGCATGGCCCGAAAGAGATGGATGCACTGGTGCGCGCCATGGACAAACTATGGTCACATTGTGCGCTAAATCGCGCCAACATGGCTGGATAG
- a CDS encoding IS5 family transposase: MPKQPAIPGLGDAVKKKVTRREKFLSEMDAVVPWGRLLALIEPHYPKVGSKGGRPPMPLETMLRVYFLQSWYALSDPMAEESLYDSEAMRRFAGIELGDDRIPDETTILNFRHLLEKHQLTEKLFAEVNAYLADKGVTLRSGTLVDATIIDAPSSTKNEAKARDPEMSSTKKGNDWYFGMKAHVGVDADSGIVHSLETTTAKTHDSQVWDELLHGNETSVWADKGYVHSEREAAFTKDAGRFWGVMRKAPKGGELDPLDVQINRIIAKVRAKVEHPFRILKRQFGHVKTRYRGLAKNRAHLFTLFALGNLFMTRRKLAA, from the coding sequence ATGCCCAAACAGCCTGCCATTCCCGGCCTTGGTGATGCGGTGAAGAAGAAGGTGACGCGCCGCGAGAAGTTCCTGTCGGAGATGGATGCGGTGGTGCCTTGGGGTCGTCTGTTGGCGCTGATCGAGCCGCACTATCCGAAGGTTGGGTCAAAGGGTGGTCGGCCACCGATGCCACTGGAGACGATGCTGCGAGTGTATTTCCTTCAGAGCTGGTACGCGCTGAGCGATCCGATGGCCGAAGAGAGCCTGTATGACAGCGAGGCCATGCGCCGGTTTGCCGGTATCGAGCTTGGCGATGACCGCATCCCCGACGAAACAACGATCCTGAACTTCCGGCACCTGCTGGAGAAGCATCAGCTGACCGAGAAGCTGTTTGCCGAGGTGAATGCCTATCTTGCCGACAAGGGCGTCACGCTGCGCTCTGGCACGTTGGTGGATGCGACGATCATCGATGCGCCGTCCTCGACCAAGAATGAAGCCAAGGCCCGCGATCCCGAGATGTCATCCACCAAGAAGGGTAATGACTGGTACTTCGGCATGAAGGCCCATGTTGGCGTCGATGCAGACAGCGGCATCGTCCACAGCCTGGAGACCACCACTGCCAAGACCCACGATAGCCAGGTCTGGGACGAACTGCTGCACGGCAACGAAACATCCGTCTGGGCGGACAAGGGCTACGTGCATTCCGAACGAGAGGCGGCCTTCACCAAGGATGCAGGCCGGTTCTGGGGCGTGATGCGCAAGGCACCCAAAGGTGGCGAACTGGATCCGCTCGACGTGCAGATCAACCGGATCATCGCAAAGGTCCGGGCCAAGGTTGAGCACCCGTTCCGGATCCTGAAGCGCCAGTTCGGCCACGTGAAGACGCGCTACCGTGGGCTGGCCAAGAACCGGGCGCATCTGTTCACGCTCTTCGCCCTCGGCAACCTGTTCATGACCCGGAGAAAGCTGGCAGCATGA
- a CDS encoding M20/M25/M40 family metallo-hydrolase, with translation MSIDAVLAKIDQDLPAATERLLDLLRIPSISTDPAFKADCDTAADWLVADLESLGITASKRPTPGHPMVVGHVDGAADAPHLLFYGHYDVQPVDPLDLWDRDPFDPEVQDTPKGKVIRGRGSSDDKGQLMTFVEACRAWKAVHGTLPCRITFFFEGEEESGSPSLVPFMQDNKDELSADIALICDTGLFESAVPAITTMLRGLLGEDFTITGPSRDLHSGMYGGIAMNPIRVLSKIIAGLHDENGRITLPGFYDGVPELSDDIRSQWQGLNFDHAAYLGDVGLKEPAGEVDRTPLEMIWSRPTCDVNGIWGGYTGDGFKTVLPSQASAKISFRLVGTQDPEAIRTAFRTYLENALPDGFTVEYRTEKGSPASQMSIDHPAFEKARGALSDEWPRAAAYIGCGGSIPIAGYFKNILDMDAMLIGFGKDDDQIHSANEKYDMESFHKGMRSWARILDALT, from the coding sequence ATGTCCATTGATGCCGTTCTTGCGAAAATCGATCAGGATTTACCGGCCGCCACCGAGCGGTTGCTTGATTTGCTGCGCATCCCGTCCATTTCCACCGATCCGGCGTTCAAGGCCGATTGCGACACCGCCGCAGACTGGCTGGTCGCTGATCTGGAAAGCCTTGGTATCACGGCAAGCAAACGCCCCACACCCGGCCACCCGATGGTTGTTGGTCACGTCGATGGTGCGGCTGACGCACCCCATCTGCTGTTTTACGGGCACTACGATGTACAGCCCGTCGACCCGCTTGATCTGTGGGATCGCGATCCGTTTGATCCCGAAGTGCAGGACACGCCGAAGGGCAAGGTTATCCGGGGTCGCGGATCGTCTGACGACAAGGGCCAGTTGATGACCTTTGTCGAAGCCTGCCGCGCATGGAAGGCGGTGCACGGCACCCTGCCCTGCCGCATCACGTTTTTCTTTGAAGGCGAAGAAGAAAGCGGTTCGCCCAGCCTTGTGCCGTTCATGCAGGACAACAAGGACGAACTGAGCGCCGACATCGCCCTGATCTGTGATACCGGCCTGTTCGAAAGCGCAGTACCCGCGATCACCACCATGCTGCGCGGGCTGTTGGGCGAAGATTTCACCATCACCGGCCCGTCGCGCGATCTGCATTCGGGCATGTATGGCGGCATCGCGATGAACCCGATCCGGGTTCTGTCAAAAATCATCGCAGGGCTGCACGATGAAAACGGGCGCATCACCCTGCCCGGCTTTTATGACGGCGTGCCCGAACTGTCTGACGATATCCGCAGCCAGTGGCAGGGCCTGAACTTTGATCATGCGGCCTATCTTGGCGATGTCGGGCTGAAAGAGCCGGCAGGAGAGGTCGACCGCACCCCGCTGGAAATGATCTGGTCGCGCCCCACCTGCGATGTGAACGGCATCTGGGGCGGATACACGGGCGACGGTTTCAAAACCGTGTTGCCATCACAGGCAAGTGCCAAGATCAGTTTCCGTCTTGTCGGCACCCAGGATCCCGAAGCGATCCGCACCGCGTTCCGCACCTATCTGGAAAACGCGCTGCCTGACGGATTCACGGTTGAATACCGCACCGAAAAAGGATCGCCGGCCTCACAAATGTCGATCGATCATCCCGCATTTGAAAAGGCGCGCGGCGCCCTGAGCGATGAATGGCCCCGCGCTGCAGCCTATATCGGATGCGGTGGATCGATCCCGATTGCCGGATATTTCAAGAATATTCTGGATATGGACGCCATGCTGATCGGGTTCGGCAAGGATGACGACCAGATCCATTCCGCCAATGAAAAATATGACATGGAAAGCTTTCACAAAGGCATGCGCAGCTGGGCCCGTATTCTGGATGCGCTGACCTGA
- a CDS encoding alpha/beta fold hydrolase — translation MTQFADVNGQRIAYEVTGTGPPVLLLHGFPQTRAMWGRVLPDLQDRFTLITSDLRGYGESSKPQGVIQNSFRPLTADQIALMRHLGHERFHLVGHDRGARTAHRLALDAPDAVLSLTLMDIAPTHHVLAGLDHRVARAYYHWFFLSQPAPFPETLIGYDPDSYFESCLLGWGAADLSDFAPDALESYRRAWRAPATITSMCDNYRAAIDVDFALDAADLNRCVTCPALVLFGADGVVGRNYDVAAIWADRLSAMQVAAIPGGHFFAEQHPQETARALGAFLTEVSSGSR, via the coding sequence ATGACACAGTTCGCGGATGTGAACGGTCAGCGCATCGCCTATGAGGTCACTGGAACCGGGCCGCCTGTTCTTTTGCTGCACGGATTCCCGCAAACGCGCGCCATGTGGGGCCGCGTGCTGCCTGATCTGCAGGACAGGTTTACCCTGATCACGTCCGATTTGCGCGGATATGGGGAATCCTCGAAACCGCAAGGCGTGATACAGAACAGCTTTCGACCGCTGACAGCTGACCAGATCGCCCTGATGCGCCATCTTGGCCATGAGCGGTTTCATCTGGTGGGCCATGACCGGGGCGCACGAACAGCGCACCGGCTGGCGCTGGATGCACCCGATGCCGTGCTATCGCTGACCCTGATGGATATCGCGCCAACGCACCACGTTCTGGCCGGGCTGGATCACCGCGTCGCGCGCGCCTATTACCACTGGTTCTTTCTGTCCCAGCCGGCCCCCTTTCCCGAAACGCTGATCGGCTATGATCCGGACAGCTATTTCGAAAGCTGCCTGCTGGGATGGGGGGCCGCCGATCTGTCCGATTTTGCCCCCGACGCGCTCGAAAGCTATCGCAGGGCGTGGCGCGCCCCCGCGACGATTACGTCGATGTGCGACAATTACCGCGCTGCGATTGATGTTGATTTCGCGCTGGATGCTGCCGATCTGAACCGGTGCGTGACCTGCCCTGCCCTGGTCTTGTTTGGCGCGGATGGGGTCGTTGGGCGCAACTATGATGTGGCCGCGATCTGGGCAGACCGCCTTTCTGCCATGCAGGTCGCGGCGATACCGGGCGGTCACTTTTTTGCAGAACAGCACCCACAGGAAACCGCACGGGCATTGGGCGCCTTCCTGACCGAAGTCAGCAGCGGATCACGATAA
- a CDS encoding pirin family protein: MSWNPTLDPDCPTGDAVDAIDTLIIPRARDLGGFEVRRALPAPKRQMVGPFIFFDQMGPAEFLRGKGLDVRPHPYIGLATISYLYRGRMHHRDSLGTDAWIEPGAVNWMVAGHGITHSERTDDETQTDPMPFFGIQTWVALPKDAEDQPAAFEHAPKEALPLLEGEGKEVRLILEDAWGETAPVKTASEMFYADAVLAPSAKLPLPDNHEDRGIYVVEGSINVAGQSFEAGRMMVFRPGDRISATAGDRGARLMLLGGATLEGSRHIWWNFVASAKDRIDAAKEAWRAGDWAHGRFQLPPGDDAEFIPLPER; encoded by the coding sequence ATGAGCTGGAACCCGACGCTCGATCCCGATTGCCCGACTGGCGATGCGGTCGATGCGATAGACACGCTGATCATCCCGCGCGCCCGTGATCTGGGCGGTTTCGAAGTGCGTCGCGCCTTGCCCGCGCCAAAACGTCAGATGGTTGGCCCATTCATTTTCTTCGATCAGATGGGGCCAGCCGAATTCCTGCGCGGCAAGGGGCTGGACGTGCGCCCGCATCCCTATATCGGGCTGGCGACCATCAGTTATCTTTACCGGGGCCGGATGCATCACAGGGATTCGCTGGGCACGGATGCATGGATCGAACCGGGGGCGGTCAACTGGATGGTGGCGGGGCACGGCATTACACATTCCGAACGCACTGACGATGAAACCCAGACTGATCCGATGCCGTTTTTCGGTATCCAGACCTGGGTGGCCCTGCCAAAGGACGCCGAAGACCAGCCTGCCGCCTTTGAGCACGCCCCCAAAGAGGCGCTGCCGTTGCTGGAAGGCGAAGGCAAGGAAGTGCGGTTGATCCTTGAGGATGCCTGGGGCGAGACCGCGCCTGTCAAGACAGCGTCCGAGATGTTTTATGCCGATGCGGTTCTGGCACCGTCCGCGAAACTGCCCTTGCCCGACAACCACGAAGACCGCGGGATTTACGTTGTCGAAGGCAGTATCAACGTGGCGGGGCAATCATTCGAAGCGGGGCGTATGATGGTCTTTCGTCCCGGCGACAGGATCAGCGCCACGGCGGGTGACAGGGGCGCGCGGCTGATGCTGCTGGGGGGCGCGACGCTGGAGGGGTCGCGCCATATCTGGTGGAATTTCGTGGCGTCGGCCAAAGACCGGATCGATGCGGCGAAAGAAGCATGGCGCGCAGGCGATTGGGCGCATGGCCGGTTTCAGTTGCCGCCGGGGGACGACGCTGAATTCATCCCGTTGCCAGAGCGTTGA
- a CDS encoding DUF502 domain-containing protein → MKATILGGVLFLIPLAFIAIGLTKAFEVCRRIAEPVKNLIPVDRIIGVAVLDILAVCLIILVCYLAGVLAQITMFSKRLHNVDAFLVNVVPGYAVIKSVVGGFVGDRGDEKPLQPVLVTFDDFDQFAFEVERLDDKVVVFLPSSPSAWSGSTIIVARDRVRTLDLLPHQLVSLLRVMGRGTSKLNIMKRT, encoded by the coding sequence ATGAAAGCTACAATTCTGGGGGGTGTGCTGTTTCTGATCCCGCTTGCGTTTATCGCAATCGGCCTGACCAAAGCCTTTGAAGTCTGCCGGCGCATCGCCGAACCGGTCAAGAACCTGATCCCGGTGGACCGGATCATCGGAGTGGCCGTTCTGGATATACTGGCGGTTTGCCTGATCATACTTGTGTGTTATCTCGCAGGCGTTCTGGCGCAAATAACCATGTTTTCCAAACGGTTGCACAATGTGGATGCGTTTCTGGTCAACGTGGTACCGGGCTATGCCGTCATCAAAAGCGTGGTGGGCGGCTTTGTTGGCGATCGGGGGGATGAAAAGCCGTTGCAGCCGGTTCTGGTGACTTTTGATGATTTCGATCAGTTTGCCTTTGAGGTCGAACGCCTCGACGACAAGGTGGTTGTGTTTTTGCCCAGTTCGCCATCGGCATGGTCCGGATCGACCATAATCGTTGCCCGGGATCGCGTCAGAACGCTTGATCTGCTACCGCATCAATTGGTCAGCCTTCTACGTGTCATGGGGCGGGGCACGTCCAAACTGAACATTATGAAACGCACCTAG
- a CDS encoding histidine phosphatase family protein yields MRRDMPKIWFLRHGETFWNAERRIQGQLNSELTPQGVKDTVRQADIMRPVLAQNVA; encoded by the coding sequence ATGCGCCGGGATATGCCGAAAATCTGGTTCCTGCGTCATGGTGAAACCTTTTGGAACGCAGAGCGGCGCATACAAGGTCAGCTCAACTCCGAACTGACGCCGCAGGGTGTAAAGGATACCGTTCGTCAGGCGGATATCATGCGGCCGGTTCTGGCACAGAACGTGGCCTGA
- a CDS encoding HU family DNA-binding protein has protein sequence MSKAPTKPVTSSEKKARPSAKGDTRSAKSSAPSKSASVVASPKTDSPFKPTIVETAQPVLAGPMMRKKELIEAVVAQSGVKKRDAKPVIEAMLSVLGNAISSGRELNLEPLGKLKINRTKTGRGAKVMICKLRQSTGVHGTGAEDQPASDTSHKEPLADTDD, from the coding sequence ATGAGCAAAGCCCCGACAAAACCCGTCACGTCCAGCGAAAAAAAGGCCCGGCCATCCGCCAAGGGCGATACAAGATCGGCGAAATCATCCGCGCCCAGCAAATCGGCGTCGGTGGTGGCGTCGCCCAAAACGGACAGCCCGTTCAAGCCAACCATTGTCGAAACCGCCCAGCCTGTTCTTGCCGGGCCGATGATGCGCAAGAAAGAGCTGATCGAAGCCGTTGTGGCGCAATCGGGCGTCAAGAAACGCGATGCCAAGCCGGTGATCGAAGCGATGCTGTCGGTCTTGGGCAACGCAATTTCCAGCGGGCGAGAGCTGAACCTTGAACCGCTTGGCAAGCTCAAGATCAACCGCACCAAAACCGGACGCGGCGCCAAGGTCATGATCTGCAAACTGCGCCAAAGCACCGGCGTGCACGGCACTGGCGCAGAGGATCAGCCAGCATCCGATACGTCGCACAAAGAGCCGCTTGCAGACACGGATGACTGA
- the lon gene encoding endopeptidase La — protein sequence MQEPLNASYPVLPLRDIVVFPHMIVPLFVGREKSVRALEEVMSDDKQILLSSQIDPAIDDPEDEGIYKVGVLANVLQLLKLPDGTVKVLVEGQARVRITEYLDNENFFEARAEYLSEMPGDVAITEALVRTVADEFERYSKVKKNVPEEALVAVGESSEPAKLADLVAGHLGIEVHQKQELLETLSISERLEKVYGLMQGEMSVMQVEKKIKTRVKSQMERTQREYYLNEQMKAIQQELGDGEDGKNEVAELEAKIAETKFSKEAREKAEAELKKLKNMSPMSAEATVVRNYLDWMLSIPWGKKSRVKKDLGKAQKVLDDDHFGLEKVKERIVEYLAVQQRSAKMKGPIMCLVGPPGVGKTSLGKSVAKATGREFIRISLGGVRDESEIRGHRRTYIGSMPGKIIQALKKAKTTNPLILLDEIDKMGQDFRGDPASAMLEVLDPEQNNTFMDHYLEVEYDLSNVMFLTTSNSYNMPGPLLDRMEIIPLSGYTEDEKREIAKQHLVPKQIKNHGLKSKEFSIDDSALTEIIRTYTREAGVRNLERDIAKIARKALTRIVKKEAETVHVTAANIEDFLGVKKFRYGLAEQEDQVGVVTGLAYTSVGGELLSIEALRLPGKGRMKTTGKLGDVMKESIDAASSYVRSISPQIGVKPPVFDTIDIHVHVPDGATPKDGPSAGLAMVTSIVSVLSGIPVRKDIAMTGEVSLRGNAMPIGGLKEKLLAALRGGIKTVLIPEENEKDLPEIPDNVKEGLKIIPVSHVSDVLKHALVRAPEPVEWDQAAEDAAAAAALAARSSSGDSATAH from the coding sequence ATGCAAGAGCCCCTGAACGCCTCTTACCCCGTGTTGCCACTGCGCGACATTGTGGTGTTCCCCCATATGATCGTCCCGCTGTTTGTGGGCCGCGAGAAATCAGTGCGCGCACTGGAAGAGGTGATGTCGGACGACAAACAGATTCTGTTGTCCAGCCAGATCGACCCCGCAATTGATGACCCGGAAGACGAAGGTATCTACAAGGTCGGCGTGCTGGCCAATGTCCTGCAATTGCTGAAGCTGCCCGACGGCACCGTCAAGGTTCTGGTCGAAGGGCAGGCGCGTGTGCGCATCACCGAATATCTGGACAACGAAAACTTTTTCGAAGCGCGGGCCGAATACCTGAGCGAAATGCCGGGCGATGTTGCCATCACCGAGGCGCTTGTGCGCACCGTCGCGGACGAGTTCGAGCGTTATTCCAAGGTCAAGAAGAATGTCCCGGAAGAGGCGCTGGTGGCCGTTGGCGAAAGCTCGGAACCGGCCAAACTGGCCGATCTGGTCGCAGGCCATCTGGGCATCGAAGTGCATCAGAAACAGGAACTGCTGGAAACCCTGAGCATTTCGGAACGTCTGGAAAAGGTCTATGGCCTGATGCAGGGCGAGATGTCTGTCATGCAGGTCGAGAAGAAGATCAAGACCCGCGTGAAGTCACAGATGGAGCGCACCCAGCGCGAATATTACCTGAATGAGCAGATGAAGGCCATTCAGCAAGAGTTGGGCGATGGCGAAGACGGCAAGAACGAAGTGGCCGAGCTTGAGGCGAAAATTGCAGAAACAAAGTTCAGCAAGGAAGCCCGTGAAAAAGCCGAAGCCGAGCTGAAAAAACTGAAAAACATGTCGCCGATGTCGGCCGAAGCCACCGTGGTGCGCAACTATCTGGATTGGATGTTGTCGATCCCGTGGGGCAAGAAATCGCGTGTCAAAAAGGATCTGGGCAAGGCGCAGAAGGTGCTGGATGACGATCACTTCGGGCTTGAAAAGGTCAAGGAACGGATCGTTGAATATCTGGCCGTGCAGCAACGCAGCGCCAAGATGAAGGGCCCGATCATGTGTCTGGTCGGCCCTCCGGGTGTGGGTAAGACCAGCTTGGGCAAATCGGTTGCCAAGGCCACGGGGCGCGAATTCATCCGCATCTCGCTGGGCGGGGTGCGCGACGAGTCTGAAATTCGCGGCCACAGGCGGACCTATATCGGGTCAATGCCGGGCAAGATCATTCAGGCGCTGAAAAAGGCGAAAACCACCAATCCGCTGATCCTGCTGGACGAGATTGACAAGATGGGTCAGGATTTTCGCGGTGATCCCGCGTCTGCCATGCTTGAAGTGCTTGATCCCGAACAGAACAATACGTTCATGGATCACTATCTTGAGGTTGAATACGATCTGAGCAACGTGATGTTTCTGACTACGTCGAACAGCTACAACATGCCGGGTCCGCTACTGGACCGCATGGAGATCATTCCGCTGTCGGGTTACACCGAGGATGAAAAGCGCGAGATCGCGAAACAGCATCTGGTGCCCAAGCAGATCAAGAACCACGGCCTTAAGTCGAAAGAGTTCAGCATCGACGACAGTGCGCTGACCGAGATCATCCGCACCTACACACGCGAGGCAGGCGTGCGAAACCTTGAACGCGACATTGCCAAAATTGCCCGAAAGGCGCTGACCAGGATCGTCAAGAAAGAGGCAGAAACCGTGCATGTCACCGCTGCCAATATCGAGGACTTTCTGGGTGTCAAAAAGTTCCGCTACGGGTTGGCTGAACAGGAAGATCAGGTGGGTGTCGTCACCGGGCTGGCCTACACGTCGGTCGGTGGTGAACTGCTGTCGATCGAAGCGCTGCGCCTGCCAGGCAAGGGGCGGATGAAAACGACCGGCAAACTGGGCGATGTGATGAAGGAAAGCATCGATGCAGCCAGTTCCTATGTCCGCTCGATCAGCCCGCAGATCGGTGTGAAACCGCCGGTGTTCGACACGATCGACATCCACGTGCACGTGCCCGATGGCGCGACGCCCAAGGATGGCCCCTCTGCCGGATTGGCGATGGTCACGTCCATCGTGTCTGTGCTGAGCGGAATACCGGTCCGCAAGGACATCGCCATGACGGGCGAGGTTTCGTTGCGCGGAAATGCGATGCCGATTGGCGGTTTGAAGGAAAAACTGCTGGCGGCGCTGCGTGGCGGGATCAAGACAGTGCTGATCCCTGAAGAAAACGAAAAGGATCTGCCCGAGATCCCGGACAATGTGAAAGAAGGATTGAAGATCATCCCCGTTTCGCACGTGTCCGATGTCCTGAAACATGCTCTGGTGCGCGCACCCGAGCCTGTGGAGTGGGATCAGGCCGCCGAAGATGCAGCGGCGGCCGCAGCCCTTGCCGCGCGCAGTTCCAGCGGGGACAGCGCGACGGCGCATTAA